In the genome of Leptospiraceae bacterium, the window CTTATAGAAGAAATAGGAAGGTATTATTTCTTTTCAAAAAATTACAAGTCATTTGTTGAATTTTTCGAATCCAATAGACAGATTTTAGAAAAAAAGAAAAAAAATCCATCAAGCATATTTTATTTTGAAAGACTATTTATTTCTTATTTTGAATTATACAAAAATGGTTCAAAAAAAGAAATCCCAGATGAATGGTATCAGGAAGTTCGAAAAGCTTCTAAATTAAGCAAAGAGACCTACTTGAAGTTTTTGGAGTATTTTCACAAAAAGGAGTTTTTATTTCAAAACTATGCTTCACTAAGAGAAGTTTTGAATAAAGATTATGATTATGTCTGCGGTGTGAAGATTTTTTCTTTTCTTTGCAAAAGCATTTATACATTAGAGAAACAAAAAGCAATCAAAGAAGTTTTTGGTTCTTATGATGCAAATGAAATACAGCAATATAAAGAATTGATTTTTCACTATTGATGAAAATTTTAATTATCAAGCCTGGAGCTCTGGGAGATACTATCCTTATTTTTGATTTGTTAAAAAATTTATGTGCTCATAAGTTTGATGTAACTTTTGTGGGAAATGCAGATTATATCAATCTCATACCTTATTTCGATTTGGGGAAATCCTTATCTTTTGATGATAGATTCTTTCTTCCATTGTTTGTTGAAAAAGCAGGGGAGTCTGTTTTGGATGAGCAGTTGGTTGATTTTTTTAACTCTTTTAGTTATGTCATTTTGATTTATCATAAACTGACGGATTTTTACCATAAAATCGAAAGACTCTATCGGAGAAAACTTATATATCTGAAGACATTACCTGATTACCTAATTCCTTTGCGACTTTATTATACGAAAGAAATCTTAGGTTTTCTAGATTTACCAGTATTATACAAATATTATCATATCAAACATATTCCCCAAGGCAAAGCAATTATAATACACCCCGGTAGTGGTTCCAAAGAAAAGATTTGGAATTTAGAAAACTTTATAAAACTTTGTAAATTTCTTCTACAGAAGAACCAAAACTTAGTCTTGATAGAAGGACCTGCGGAAAGAGGAATTTTTAAACATTTTAGCTCTTTTAACCACCATCCAAAAGTGAAGTTCGAAAGGATAAATTCTCTATCTCAATTCATTAAGATAATATCTTATTCTACATTTTACATTGGGAACGATTCAGGCTTAACTCATCTGGCTTCTTTTATGGGAATTTCAGGAATAGCCATTTTCGGAAAAACAAATCCCTGGCTTTGGTGCCCCATCCCAAACATTCCAGCGATTTACGAAAATAAAGAAGATGGGATTGATTTCCCATCTATCGAGTTTGTTTGTGAATTTTTGGAAAATTATATTGATTTTATTTGAATTTTTTTGACACTTGGTTGTATTTTGGGTAGAACGAGTTTAAGAACTCCATTTTTTATGGTTGCTTCAATTTTGTCTTGGTCAATTTCATTTCCTAATTCAAATGAACGTTTGTAGTCTCCAATTCCATATTCAGAATAGAAAAGACGATATCCTTCTGGAGCTGTAAAATTGACTTTCGCATGAATGGTTAGAATGTTTTTTTCAATGGTGATATCTACATCATCTTCGTTTACACCTGGCATCTCAGCAAAAAGGATATACTCATTGTTGTTTTCATATATATCAACTGGGGGGATATAGTATCGATTTCTTTTTTCTGCTTTTTCTACTTTTTCGCCTTCTAATTCTTTCTTTACTACTGCTGACATAAGCACCTCCTTTTCATTCTATTGATTGAAAGCAAAATTTATACCATATAATTACTTTATTATCCCTAAGATT includes:
- a CDS encoding glycosyltransferase family 9 protein; its protein translation is MKILIIKPGALGDTILIFDLLKNLCAHKFDVTFVGNADYINLIPYFDLGKSLSFDDRFFLPLFVEKAGESVLDEQLVDFFNSFSYVILIYHKLTDFYHKIERLYRRKLIYLKTLPDYLIPLRLYYTKEILGFLDLPVLYKYYHIKHIPQGKAIIIHPGSGSKEKIWNLENFIKLCKFLLQKNQNLVLIEGPAERGIFKHFSSFNHHPKVKFERINSLSQFIKIISYSTFYIGNDSGLTHLASFMGISGIAIFGKTNPWLWCPIPNIPAIYENKEDGIDFPSIEFVCEFLENYIDFI
- a CDS encoding Hsp20/alpha crystallin family protein, with the protein product MSAVVKKELEGEKVEKAEKRNRYYIPPVDIYENNNEYILFAEMPGVNEDDVDITIEKNILTIHAKVNFTAPEGYRLFYSEYGIGDYKRSFELGNEIDQDKIEATIKNGVLKLVLPKIQPSVKKIQIKSI